In Haloplanus sp. XH21, the genomic stretch TTACTATCCAGACAACCCTCCGATCGATATGGAGTTTGACCTACCGAGAGCGGGCGGAATTCTTGTTGCAATAATCGCAATCGGGGTCGGGGGGCTGGTCGCCAGCGGCGTCATGGCAACCCAGACGGTACTTATGATGGTGCTCCCATCGATGGTGATCTTCGCAGCGGTCGCGTTCTGGCTCGGAATGAAATACGGCGGGTATCGTGCCCTGCAGTAAGTCATCCGGTGAGATGATATTCCATGATAGCTATGGTCTCCAGTATCGACGTTCCTGAGCAGTAAGAGGATGATTTGTTGTTCGCCGACTCTGTTACAATTCTGGGAAGGTGATACAACTGGGGCTCAGTGGCGGTCAATACAGTGTGTGTCGGCACCGATAGCAAACGGATAGATATAGCTAACTCTGTCTTGTCTGATGGATAGCAGAAGCTATAGACTGACTGGATAGGTAGGCGTAGCTGTGATGTCGTGGTATATACTCATACTCGCAGGCCTGTTCGAGATCGGCTGGGCAGTCGGACTTGAATATTCGGACGGACTCACGAAACCAGTGCCAACGGTCGGCACTGTTGTCGCCCTCGTCATCAGTATGGTACTGTTGGCACAAGCAGTCAAAGACCTCCCAATCGGGATAGCATATGCTGTCTGGACAGGTATCGGTGCAGTCGGGACGGCCACGCTTGGAATCATTCTCTTTGATGAACCCGCCACTCTCGCCCGCATATCATTCATCGGTGTGATTGTCGTCGGGATCGTTGGTCTACACGCTGTTTCGGGCGGCCACTAAGCAGCTAGTTATCATTATTTACACCTGAATCTACACGCATTGTAGTCAGTCTTCAACTCTCCTCTTGGATTTGACC encodes the following:
- a CDS encoding DUF7333 family protein, with product MEFDLPRAGGILVAIIAIGVGGLVASGVMATQTVLMMVLPSMVIFAAVAFWLGMKYGGYRALQ
- the sugE gene encoding quaternary ammonium compound efflux SMR transporter SugE, which produces MSWYILILAGLFEIGWAVGLEYSDGLTKPVPTVGTVVALVISMVLLAQAVKDLPIGIAYAVWTGIGAVGTATLGIILFDEPATLARISFIGVIVVGIVGLHAVSGGH